AAACAATAgaattttaaacctaaaatgtATGCAATATTTCCTcacttattaatattttatagctAAAATAGTAATACATAGAGATTTCTCATTGGTAATATGTTTGTACAATTTGCGATGATATTTTTAGTACATGCAAGCATGAAGTCTGTTAAGAATTATTCATAAGATTTCTAATCGTTAAGATAATTTTGTAAAACGGAAGTTATCTACATATGATTGTTATAAGTCAGATCTTGGGACCATCTTAAGATAAAGTCCTATGATTAATTTTACGAAAGTTTTTATAAACCAAGTTCAGTTTAAGATTTTATAAGGCAAGCAGACTCTATTGATTTTGGTTAACCATGTTGTATAGAATCAATAGAGTCTGCTTGACTTATAACATCTTAAATTGaacttggtttaaaaaaaaacctttaaattcttattttggGCGATATACTACAATCTGGTCAATAAAATCATGCATTAGCCAAGTAAGATGTAAATTAATATacttaatatttacaaaaaggTTGTGAAAAGGTTTTATTGACGTCATATGTTGTGTTCAATcatttaaaggaaatatttgaGATTAATTAAACGcaatattttgcattcaaatgaACGATGAGATATTCAACGCAAATGTTGCggttaaaaacaacaaaattttttttttcattttaaatagcCTCAATAAGTTTTCGTATTAAGATACACATTGCAATATCTATTATAAGagaaaaatacacatatattgtgaaaatttgaatgagTTAAAAGGATTCTATATTTGTAATGCCTTGACAAGCAATGTACAATTTACCTCTCTGTTCAGGAAACAGAACAAAACAGGAACAACAGCTCCCTAAAACAGATAGCAAAGAAAAACTGTTGTattcataaatgataaaacAGATACAAAACAGGATGTattgttaaagaaaatattttgttcattaaattcgttttaaaaaactattttataaaCAGCACAACTGTTATTAAAAACAGATAAATCTTTGTGACATGCATTTACCAAATTTTGTTTACGTATGTGAATACTAAACAAGATACATATACCAGTGttaatcatattatttttaaaatatcttctaTTTTAAAAGACAGACCTGGTAAGACGATATGACTGCAGCAAAGTATCTAAAATAGACCGAGTCAATCGTCACTGCCTTTGTGAGGTTTTGCAACCCCAGGAGAGGTATCAGTATTAGTATGGCGCGGACAATTTttctaacaaataaaaaaaaccccgggAAAACAAGTAAACGGAACgtccaaacaaacaataaaaccagTTTAGATATGCAAATGCACTTGATTATGCAAAAGTATTtgaataatttgaaaactgtGATAAATGTTTAATCCAATTCTTACCTGTATCGCAATAAGTTTCTATTGTCCTCTCTTTGTACTTGAGATCGCAATATTCTTATGATGTTGATCAGAAATATTATGTTTAACTGCAATGTGTAAACAACATTGATACTCAACAAAGTctgataacaaataaaaaaaatatacagaaatttcaaacaagaggcccagggaacacattgctcacctgagaaacaatagTCATGATTGATCAGAAAAGATTTCAACTATCTTTAAAGTGtaacaattaaaatatcttcaaaacttAGTAGAGAATATAgtgttgaaataattttttttaaattgagaacCCCTCCCCCCTTCCATTTTGGTCAAACCCTTTCCCAATGGATCATGATGTGTCTGGACAAAAACCTAGAAGCTATATCTTATGAGGATACTTCTACACAAATTTAAACTTCCCTGGGAAAGTGGATTTTGAGAAAAGATTATTAAAAAGAATTCTCCTATCCCTAGACGTTTTAAAAATTTGCCAGCACCATTCCTGTCCCCTCTAGTTGCCCCCCCCCATCCTTGGGATCATAAtgtgaacaaacttaaatctacattacTACTAGGatatagaatatatttaaagatttttctccatataatcctatataaaaatttgacccctaTTGTAgcccaccctacccacagggatcatgatttaaataaatttgaatctacactacctgaggatggttTCATacaagtaacagcttttctggGCAATTGGCTTTTTaagctgaatttttttaaagagtattttctttttaaaagtctaTGAAAAAATTTGAACCACCCTCCGATTGTACTCCAACCCTTACCCCGGGGATCACGATTTTGACAAACTTGAATGTACACTACCTAAATGAGGATGCTTTTACAcatgtttcagcttttctggccaaaaagtatttgagaagaagatttgtgaaaaatatcaacaatttttcaacaattcGAATTAATCTTCCCTCTTAATGGAACCTGGACTTTCATTTAAGCAAACCTGAAAACAGTTCaaccaaaatataatttacgcaaagtttggttgaaattggctcagtggttctggagaggaagatgaaaatgtgaaaggtTTATGACGCCAACGACAACATTGACGACGACAGACAATGGacaaattttgaccaaaaaatcTGACTTGAGtcttcagctcaggtgagctaaaccacaattgttttaatatcaaatatatcgataaacaataatataaattaGTTCTCTCCCGTTTCCCATCTCATCACTATAAACGAGGCAACAGTGAAGTTTGAATTTGAAGAAAGAGCAGCAGATTGTGTTGCTTAATACCTTCGAcgtcaattttaaaatagaGGAGATCGACGCGTATTTATGGACGGAGATCAAAGAAACTCACAATATACTCTATAACAAGGCAAACTATCTccttttttcttcataattgtatcttatttttcattcaaaaatctatgtATGCTCTTTGGCTTCAGTAAATCCAAAGGTAGTTTTCTGTAACAAATACGTATAATATGCTCTGAATTTCGCCAGTTCCTCTTTGTATTAGGGCATTTCCAATTTCCATGTccttaaatattcttttaatgaaaaaaggCAAGTTTAATATCAtctatgaaattaatttaaaagatcTTTTTACATTCTTTTTGTCTCGATATCAATGCAACTGCTCAGACAACATCTACATTTTATGGTGCATTAGTCTAGTATACAAAACATAGGACGGGTTACCCCTATAaagtttgtaaacaaaataacattttagggaaagcattttgattttaacgtATATTGATAAAGTAAAAACGTGGACGTACCAACTGAGAAAGAATGATAGGGACAAGTATTATCCATAGATAGTCCATATTTTTCGGCCAATACCtagaaatgaaaaatagttTGGAACTTTTTCTGTCAAAATCTAACACAAATAACAGTTCTTCTTTTCGAAACTATTTTTTTACCAACATCTTTTACGTATAGATGAATAAACAACCCCTTTCAAACATGGTTCTGTTAAATAACAGTTAAAGATGAAACAAATCCTTGACTATGAATAATTCTATGAgcgatattttgtttaaatttaaaattacttgATAATTGATCCTTCTTCTTCCATCAACACTGCATATGTTCCCGTTGAAATGACAGGACAAACTGAAATACAAGTTAATAGAATTTAAAATCCGTAAAAgcttattttaaagaaatcttcTCTACCTCTACATATAGCAACTAATAAAGTATTTGCATAAAATTTACtataagaaaaacattttcattaagATTAAAAGAGAacatcatttttcaatttttttgtatttatgtgCTTCAAAGACGACAACCAAGGGGTATGCGCTTCAGGGCCCAGACAAGACAAAACAGGGTTTATCAGATTTCAAAATGACTTTTCATTTAGTAAGctaatgtaaaatattatagGTAAACGTGATGTTTTCGAATTGGGGTATGAGGGCCCTAATCCTTGCCATAGCTGAGGTTAAATATTTGAAAGTATTATGCATAATTATGAATTAACGAGCATAAACTTTCTCTTTGTTTATTTACCGTGATTGGTCTGGGTATAATGTAAGATACAATTACAAAGAAAGGCCTTCTTTTGAACACGTGACTATTTATTATTTCACTGACAATGACTCAGACTCAACTTTTCTGCAACAGTGAGCGTTCAAATGATATACTCTTTTGTTTTTCGGAGTAGGGACATTAGTAGATATATTTCCTACTCAAGAGTTATGACTAGAACAAATTTAATAACTAATTTTGAAAGTCATTGTAGTTGATCATATCTGCAAAAATGCTAATTTGCTTGTTATATTGCTAATCTTTTCTTGTTTATTCTAATTCATAAGTTTATTTTTGCTATGGAGTTAAATACACATACTTACCCCACCCGACGATGCAACAAACAATCACTAGAGTTTTCTTATTAGAAAAAGCGTTCACCAAACAGAAGTGCAAGAATATTCCCTCGGCCAGCATCCACCCGTAACAGCCTGACAGGGTGTACAATCCAACGAAACCCAAAGCATTCTGGGAATAGAGTTTGATTTAAGTACAAAAATGTCCCAATGACCTGTGGATAGGAAAACTATTCTATGCATATTTGTGTATCAAATGTGAGTCGATGTATAAACAGTCACATATTTACCGATAAGCGGGTATAATCCTTAGATATTGTGTCAGCTGCAATCCATGCAAATCCATTCAGAATGTATGCTGAGAACAAATTGGAATGAATGAAGACACGTTTGCACCAGAGTTGTCTGAAAAAATCAGGTTGTTATATGTTATGAACAAGAGAATCCACGGAAACAA
This portion of the Magallana gigas chromosome 7, xbMagGiga1.1, whole genome shotgun sequence genome encodes:
- the LOC105348646 gene encoding gastric inhibitory polypeptide receptor, translated to MEECNFLPYPTDGELYCNATFDVQCWNYTLAGTTARGACPENHQFSIFFDDPEGYSYRKCETNGQWYKPNYTPCVSPDSIKGYKSDSTHLPRITYIYISGYALSILLLIIALIIFGTFRQLWCKRVFIHSNLFSAYILNGFAWIAADTISKDYTRLSNALGFVGLYTLSGCYGWMLAEGIFLHFCLVNAFSNKKTLVIVCCIVGWVCPVISTGTYAVLMEEEGSIIKYWPKNMDYLWIILVPIILSQLLNIIFLINIIRILRSQVQREDNRNLLRYRKIVRAILILIPLLGLQNLTKAVTIDSVYFRYFAAVISSYQGAVVPVLFCFLNREVLSAMNKRITTWRRLSASLSRGSDKVSILFNMRRSSSNQSPSAEKLEPEPLL